One Actinosynnema pretiosum DNA segment encodes these proteins:
- a CDS encoding MGH1-like glycoside hydrolase domain-containing protein — MRLRTAVLVALTATAVLTPLPASAAPAAPWYPPVGPGTSVLDHRAKLAGAVEPQWYEANIPFVDLPDREIESTYYYRWRTFKEALKHTGPDDGWIVSEFLGPVGYSAPGGGIAAAAGHHVYEGRWLRDHRYLDDYLDYWLRGGGAGPKPATEFLNPNTADWAHQYSFWAADAVLARAAVDGRLERAVALLPELERQWAGWDAQRDRGTGLYWQTPVWDAMEHTASSYQSDDPYHGGEGFRPTLNAYQYGDAKAIAALLRARGDRVAAERYEREAGALRDAVRRHLWDREDGFYKHVMRDGNPGLAPLADREQIGFVPWYFGMPPAEHSSAWAQLTDRAGFAADFGPTTVERRSPWYLHDAEEGCCRWSGPSWPFATSQTLTALANLLVDYPAQSFVDKGDYCDVLRGYALTQRKGGQPYVAEAHHPDQDRWLYDGRGHSEDYNHSTFTDLVLSGLLGIRPEQGDSVRIAPLVPDGWDHFAAENVPYHGRNLTVLWDRDGRAYGRSAGLRVFVDGVQAHAQRDLGPVRVPLRRGAPAELPRLVDDLANPSGTGFPAATASHTWHADSPADAIDGQDFHLDVPSTRWTSYGSPNRADWLAVDLGAATVVSDVRVSFYDDGGGVRTPDAFALERRDASGAWVEVPGQRRTPAVPERGRVNRVVVDPPVRADALRLRATRSDGGAVGVTAWQSWRREDDRVFAALDGLRDGVIPVRAGGEAEVGATVRGSARAELLAPAGWTVSPLPRRADGFRWRVGAPASLTPGDRAPLRLLVTTGRGATSAVAQAEARFDPADYGRVVWDDDFSRWRDYRVGARFGEPAPELVADGGLTASASRQSSAVLVAPVTAPAGEVAVVLEPGEFAGAAPEDSVLVGLAAGGEDLALSWYNHSGRSSGVDVRVDGRDAGAATGGCCADVVWQPGDRFAAVFGERAMTTWVERAGQWRRLRGAPYATAVSPERRATWSPALGVRLTGGGLSLNRVTALSRG; from the coding sequence ATGCGACTGCGCACCGCCGTGCTCGTGGCGCTCACCGCGACGGCCGTCCTGACCCCGCTCCCGGCCTCGGCCGCGCCCGCCGCGCCGTGGTACCCGCCGGTCGGGCCCGGCACCTCGGTGCTGGACCACCGCGCGAAGCTCGCCGGGGCGGTGGAACCGCAGTGGTACGAGGCGAACATCCCGTTCGTCGACCTGCCCGACCGGGAGATCGAGTCCACCTACTACTACCGGTGGCGCACCTTCAAGGAAGCCCTCAAGCACACCGGCCCGGACGACGGCTGGATCGTGTCGGAGTTCCTCGGCCCGGTCGGCTACTCCGCGCCCGGCGGCGGGATCGCGGCGGCGGCCGGGCACCACGTCTACGAGGGCCGCTGGCTGCGCGACCACCGCTACCTGGACGACTACCTCGACTACTGGCTGCGCGGCGGCGGCGCGGGACCCAAGCCCGCCACCGAGTTCCTCAACCCCAACACCGCCGACTGGGCGCACCAGTACTCGTTCTGGGCCGCCGACGCGGTCCTGGCCCGCGCTGCGGTCGACGGGCGGCTGGAGCGGGCCGTGGCGCTGCTGCCCGAGCTGGAGCGCCAGTGGGCCGGGTGGGACGCGCAGCGGGACCGGGGGACGGGGCTGTACTGGCAGACCCCGGTGTGGGACGCCATGGAGCACACGGCGAGCTCCTACCAGAGCGACGACCCGTACCACGGCGGCGAGGGCTTCCGGCCCACGCTCAACGCCTACCAGTACGGCGACGCCAAGGCCATCGCGGCGCTGCTGCGGGCGCGCGGCGACCGCGTGGCCGCCGAGCGCTACGAGCGCGAGGCGGGCGCGCTGCGGGACGCGGTGCGGCGGCACCTGTGGGACCGGGAGGACGGCTTCTACAAGCACGTCATGCGCGACGGCAACCCCGGTCTCGCGCCGCTGGCCGACCGCGAGCAGATCGGCTTCGTCCCCTGGTACTTCGGGATGCCCCCGGCCGAGCACTCGTCCGCGTGGGCGCAGCTGACCGACCGGGCGGGCTTCGCCGCCGACTTCGGCCCGACCACCGTGGAGCGCCGCAGCCCGTGGTACCTGCACGACGCGGAGGAGGGGTGCTGCCGCTGGTCCGGTCCGAGCTGGCCGTTCGCCACCAGCCAGACCCTCACCGCGCTGGCCAACCTGCTCGTGGACTACCCGGCGCAGTCCTTTGTGGACAAGGGCGACTACTGCGACGTGCTGCGCGGCTACGCGCTGACCCAGCGCAAGGGCGGGCAGCCGTACGTGGCCGAGGCGCACCACCCCGACCAGGACCGCTGGCTCTACGACGGCCGGGGGCACAGCGAGGACTACAACCACTCCACGTTCACCGACCTCGTGCTGTCCGGGCTGCTCGGGATCCGGCCGGAGCAGGGGGACTCGGTGCGGATCGCCCCGCTGGTCCCGGACGGCTGGGACCACTTCGCCGCGGAGAACGTGCCGTACCACGGCCGGAACCTGACCGTGCTGTGGGACCGGGACGGCCGCGCCTACGGCAGGAGCGCCGGGCTGCGGGTGTTCGTCGACGGCGTGCAGGCGCACGCCCAGCGCGACCTGGGCCCGGTGCGCGTCCCGCTGCGGCGCGGCGCCCCCGCCGAGCTGCCGAGGCTGGTGGACGACCTGGCGAACCCGTCCGGGACGGGCTTCCCGGCCGCCACCGCCTCGCACACCTGGCACGCCGACAGCCCCGCCGACGCGATCGACGGCCAGGACTTCCACCTGGACGTCCCGTCGACCCGCTGGACCTCGTACGGCAGCCCGAACCGCGCCGACTGGCTGGCGGTCGACCTCGGCGCGGCGACGGTGGTGTCGGACGTGCGGGTCTCGTTCTACGACGACGGCGGGGGAGTGCGCACGCCCGACGCGTTCGCCCTGGAGCGGCGGGACGCCTCCGGCGCGTGGGTGGAGGTCCCCGGCCAGCGCCGGACGCCCGCCGTGCCGGAGCGCGGGCGGGTCAACCGGGTCGTGGTCGACCCGCCGGTGCGGGCGGACGCGCTGCGGCTGCGCGCCACCCGGTCCGACGGCGGCGCGGTGGGCGTGACGGCCTGGCAGTCCTGGCGGCGGGAGGACGACCGGGTCTTTGCCGCGCTGGACGGCCTGCGGGACGGGGTGATCCCGGTGCGGGCCGGCGGTGAGGCGGAGGTGGGCGCGACCGTGCGCGGTTCGGCGCGGGCGGAGCTGCTGGCCCCGGCGGGCTGGACGGTCTCGCCGCTGCCGCGCCGCGCGGACGGGTTCCGCTGGCGGGTGGGCGCACCCGCGTCGCTGACCCCCGGCGACCGGGCCCCGCTGCGGCTGCTCGTGACCACCGGCCGGGGCGCGACCTCCGCCGTGGCGCAGGCGGAGGCCCGCTTCGACCCGGCCGACTACGGGCGCGTGGTGTGGGACGACGACTTCAGCCGGTGGCGCGACTACCGGGTGGGCGCGCGGTTCGGCGAGCCCGCGCCCGAGCTGGTGGCGGACGGCGGGCTCACCGCGAGCGCGTCCCGCCAGTCGTCGGCGGTGCTGGTCGCCCCGGTGACCGCGCCCGCGGGCGAGGTGGCGGTGGTGCTGGAACCGGGGGAGTTCGCAGGCGCGGCCCCGGAGGACAGCGTGCTGGTGGGCCTCGCGGCGGGCGGCGAGGACCTGGCGCTGTCCTGGTACAACCACAGCGGGCGCAGCTCCGGGGTGGACGTGCGCGTCGACGGGCGGGACGCGGGCGCGGCGACCGGCGGGTGCTGCGCGGACGTGGTGTGGCAGCCGGGCGACCGGTTCGCGGCCGTGTTCGGGGAGCGCGCGATGACCACCTGGGTGGAGCGCGCCGGGCAGTGGCGCAGGCTCCGCGGCGCCCCGTACGCGACGGCGGTGTCACCGGAGCGGCGCGCGACCTGGTCGCCCGCGCTGGGCGTGCGGCT
- a CDS encoding NAD-dependent epimerase/dehydratase family protein, with the protein MRIAVIGASGLIGQHIGAELVARGHRVTSVARTPREGVDHALDVETTGVDRWTELLDGHDGYAFAAGSDDRATPRRPAYPHFRRGNVEPVAALSEAAARVGASGAVVLGSYYTHFHRAHPEWELAGRHPYIRSRVEQARAARRTGLPVTVLELPFVFGRAGARLPNWAPALASWARSRVPLVAPPGGTAATTARRVAEEAATALEERADRDTPVVDENLTWAELLARTAEAVGAPARTRGLPAAVVRGALVAGGALAAVSGREPGLHLPGLADLLLRELFVHPATGSVQRALEETFAR; encoded by the coding sequence ATGCGGATCGCGGTCATCGGGGCGAGCGGGCTCATCGGGCAGCACATCGGCGCGGAACTGGTGGCGCGCGGCCACCGGGTCACCTCGGTCGCCAGGACCCCGCGCGAGGGGGTCGACCACGCGCTCGACGTCGAGACCACCGGCGTCGACCGCTGGACCGAGCTGCTGGACGGCCACGACGGGTACGCGTTCGCGGCGGGCAGCGACGACCGCGCCACCCCGCGCAGACCCGCCTACCCGCACTTCCGGCGCGGCAACGTCGAACCGGTCGCGGCGCTGTCCGAGGCCGCGGCGCGGGTGGGCGCGAGCGGGGCCGTGGTCCTCGGCTCGTACTACACCCACTTCCACCGCGCGCACCCCGAGTGGGAGCTGGCGGGCAGGCACCCCTACATCCGCAGCCGCGTCGAGCAGGCCCGCGCGGCCAGGCGCACCGGCCTGCCGGTGACCGTGCTGGAGCTGCCGTTCGTGTTCGGCCGGGCCGGTGCGCGGCTGCCGAACTGGGCGCCCGCGCTGGCCTCCTGGGCCCGCTCCCGCGTGCCGCTGGTCGCCCCGCCCGGCGGGACGGCCGCCACGACCGCGCGGCGCGTCGCCGAGGAGGCCGCGACGGCGCTGGAGGAGCGGGCCGACCGGGACACCCCGGTGGTCGACGAGAACCTCACCTGGGCGGAGCTGCTCGCCAGGACGGCCGAGGCGGTCGGGGCGCCCGCCCGGACCCGCGGGCTGCCCGCGGCGGTGGTGCGGGGCGCGCTGGTCGCGGGCGGCGCGCTGGCGGCGGTCTCGGGGCGGGAACCCGGCCTGCACCTGCCGGGGCTGGCGGACCTGCTGCTGCGCGAGCTGTTCGTCCACCCGGCCACCGGGTCGGTGCAGCGGGCGCTGGAGGAGACCTTCGCCCGGTGA
- a CDS encoding restriction endonuclease — protein MAGNKRKRARGGKGKKKGTARNWLLAAIAVVVLLVVRFVQENPVLSAWIGALLLALLITAGVVALKVRRARKREQAERDRLIEFTDGMGGVEFEQWTARLLERSGFLDVEVVGGAGDAGADVLAQAPDGGRLVVQCKRYGPSNKVGSEAVQRFAGTARAYHGADYAVLVTTSAFTAPARDVAGRVGIVLVDRVALAEWARTAIAPDELTAVPSEEPLAG, from the coding sequence ATGGCGGGCAACAAGCGGAAGCGGGCGCGTGGCGGCAAGGGGAAGAAGAAGGGCACGGCGCGGAACTGGCTGCTGGCGGCCATCGCGGTCGTCGTGCTCCTCGTCGTGCGGTTCGTGCAGGAGAACCCCGTGCTGTCGGCGTGGATCGGGGCGCTGCTGCTCGCGCTCCTGATCACCGCGGGCGTCGTGGCGCTGAAGGTGCGGCGGGCCAGGAAGCGGGAGCAGGCCGAGCGGGACCGGCTCATCGAGTTCACCGACGGCATGGGCGGCGTCGAGTTCGAGCAGTGGACCGCGCGGCTGCTGGAGCGGTCCGGGTTCCTGGACGTGGAGGTCGTCGGCGGGGCCGGTGACGCGGGCGCGGACGTGCTCGCGCAGGCCCCGGACGGCGGGCGGCTCGTGGTGCAGTGCAAGCGGTACGGGCCCAGCAACAAGGTCGGGTCCGAAGCGGTGCAGCGCTTCGCGGGCACCGCGCGGGCCTACCACGGGGCCGACTACGCCGTGCTGGTCACCACGTCCGCGTTCACCGCGCCCGCCCGCGACGTCGCCGGGCGCGTCGGCATCGTGCTGGTGGACCGGGTCGCGCTGGCCGAGTGGGCGCGCACCGCGATCGCCCCCGACGAGCTGACGGCCGTGCCCAGCGAGGAGCCGCTGGCGGGCTGA
- a CDS encoding cytochrome P450, with translation MTDPVERRARRGRFAPQQQQSLAPQPQHVQQHGPPPPGCPAHARSAIALEGVRFREHPAEVYRELRALHGPVAEVRLEGDVPAWLVMGYRELHHVLVNDQLFARDSRRWNQWDRIPPDWPLLPFIGHQKSIMFAEGEEHRRLSAVFSDVIGAVDQFELNAQVEQIADRLIDAFAVTGQADLKTQFADRIPALVIARLFGMSDEEAAGFTADLMESITGGPGALAAFDRTEDRLREIARDRAAAPGHDVVSWMAAHHADLTEDELVANLVVLIAASHVPTSTWISNTLRLLLTDSRFAVTLSGGRRSVPQALNEVLWDETPMQNFAGRWATRATLLGGQRIEAGDMIILGLAAANADPQVRPGFGDGGLGNQAQMSFSHGEHRCPYPAPQVAEIIVRAAVEVLLDRLPDAVLTVERDELRWQQSVWVRALVSLPVEFTPSHVTG, from the coding sequence GTGACCGACCCGGTGGAGCGCAGAGCGCGGCGTGGCAGGTTCGCGCCGCAGCAGCAGCAGTCGCTGGCGCCGCAGCCCCAGCACGTCCAGCAGCACGGCCCGCCGCCACCGGGGTGCCCGGCGCACGCCAGGTCGGCCATCGCGCTGGAGGGCGTGCGGTTCCGCGAGCACCCCGCCGAGGTGTACCGCGAGCTGCGCGCCCTGCACGGCCCGGTCGCCGAGGTGCGGTTGGAGGGCGACGTCCCGGCGTGGCTGGTCATGGGCTACCGGGAGCTGCACCACGTGCTGGTCAACGACCAGCTGTTCGCCAGGGACTCGCGGCGCTGGAACCAGTGGGACCGCATCCCGCCGGACTGGCCGCTGCTGCCGTTCATCGGCCACCAGAAGTCGATCATGTTCGCGGAGGGGGAGGAGCACCGCAGGCTGTCCGCCGTGTTCAGCGACGTCATCGGCGCGGTGGACCAGTTCGAGCTGAACGCGCAGGTCGAGCAGATCGCGGACCGGCTGATCGACGCGTTCGCGGTGACCGGCCAGGCGGACCTGAAGACCCAGTTCGCCGACCGCATCCCGGCGCTGGTCATCGCGCGGCTGTTCGGCATGTCCGACGAGGAGGCCGCCGGGTTCACCGCCGACCTCATGGAGTCGATCACCGGCGGTCCCGGCGCGCTCGCGGCGTTCGACCGGACCGAGGACCGGCTGCGCGAGATCGCCCGCGACCGCGCCGCCGCGCCCGGCCACGACGTCGTGTCGTGGATGGCCGCGCACCACGCCGACCTCACCGAGGACGAGCTGGTCGCGAACCTGGTGGTGCTCATCGCCGCCTCGCACGTGCCGACGTCGACGTGGATCAGCAACACCCTGCGGCTGCTGCTGACCGACTCGCGGTTCGCCGTCACCCTGTCCGGCGGCAGGCGCAGCGTCCCGCAGGCGCTCAACGAGGTGCTGTGGGACGAGACGCCGATGCAGAACTTCGCGGGCCGCTGGGCCACCCGCGCCACGCTGCTGGGCGGTCAGCGCATCGAGGCCGGGGACATGATCATCCTCGGGCTGGCGGCGGCGAACGCCGACCCGCAGGTGCGCCCCGGCTTCGGCGACGGGGGACTGGGCAACCAGGCGCAGATGTCGTTCTCGCACGGGGAGCACCGCTGCCCGTACCCGGCGCCGCAGGTCGCGGAGATCATCGTGCGCGCGGCGGTCGAGGTGCTGCTGGACCGGCTGCCCGACGCGGTGCTGACCGTCGAGCGGGACGAGCTGCGCTGGCAGCAGTCCGTGTGGGTGCGCGCCCTGGTGTCGCTGCCGGTGGAGTTCACGCCCTCGCACGTGACGGGGTGA
- a CDS encoding GTP-binding protein, which produces MDSTTSEAPAPRAPLRSTAHTGLKIVVVGGFGVGKTTMVRSVSEIRPLSTEETMTQAGVGVDDATGVRDKSTTTVAFDFGRISLNDELVLYVFGAPGQERFWFLWDQLFAGALGAVVLVDTRRLADSWYAIDRLEHHGTPFVVARNDFGGHQHSLEEIRDALDLAPDVPLLDCDARDRDSSKQVLISLVQHLYALTTSGEPA; this is translated from the coding sequence TTGGACTCCACAACCTCTGAGGCCCCCGCCCCGCGGGCGCCGCTGCGCAGCACCGCCCACACCGGTCTGAAGATCGTGGTCGTGGGCGGGTTCGGCGTCGGCAAGACGACGATGGTGCGCTCGGTCAGCGAGATCCGGCCGCTGAGCACCGAGGAGACCATGACGCAGGCCGGGGTCGGCGTGGACGACGCCACCGGCGTGCGCGACAAGTCCACGACGACGGTGGCCTTCGACTTCGGCCGGATCAGCCTCAACGACGAGCTGGTGCTGTACGTGTTCGGCGCGCCCGGCCAGGAGCGGTTCTGGTTCCTGTGGGACCAGCTGTTCGCGGGCGCGCTCGGCGCGGTCGTGCTGGTGGACACCCGCAGGCTCGCCGACTCCTGGTACGCCATCGACCGGCTGGAGCACCACGGCACGCCGTTCGTGGTGGCGCGCAACGACTTCGGCGGCCACCAGCACTCGCTGGAGGAGATCCGGGACGCGCTGGACCTCGCGCCGGACGTGCCGCTGCTGGACTGCGACGCCCGCGACCGGGACTCCAGCAAGCAGGTCCTGATCTCCCTCGTCCAGCACCTCTACGCCCTCACGACCTCGGGGGAGCCCGCGTGA
- a CDS encoding DUF742 domain-containing protein: MTRRALDGENPDRLYTVTGGRSRADATDLDIVTLIVTESASAGGMQSEHVRILRLCRRPTAVVEISAHLRLPVSIVRILLQDLLDVGAVTARHPAVAAPEEQRAASLPHQSRRHPVLPDPELLKQVLVGLHNL; this comes from the coding sequence ATGACGCGCCGCGCCCTCGACGGGGAGAACCCGGACCGGCTCTACACGGTCACCGGCGGGCGCAGCCGTGCCGACGCGACCGACCTGGACATCGTCACGCTCATCGTCACCGAGAGCGCGTCGGCGGGCGGGATGCAGTCGGAGCACGTCCGGATCCTGCGGCTGTGCAGGCGGCCCACGGCCGTCGTGGAGATCTCCGCGCACCTGCGCCTCCCGGTGAGCATCGTGCGAATCCTGCTGCAGGACCTCCTCGACGTGGGCGCGGTCACCGCCCGCCACCCCGCCGTCGCCGCGCCCGAGGAGCAGCGGGCCGCGTCCCTGCCCCACCAGTCCCGCCGCCACCCCGTCCTGCCCGATCCCGAACTGCTGAAGCAGGTGCTCGTTGGACTCCACAACCTCTGA
- a CDS encoding roadblock/LC7 domain-containing protein, whose protein sequence is MNTTERDLVWLLENLLQRTPGARHALVLSKDGLKLSRSARLTVDQADQLAAIASGMQSLAYGASIEFGDGTGGVRTSMTEFHGGLLFIVEAGQGAHLAVVAGEDADAGQVGHNMSELVEQLGEHMSTPPRQAPRPAGPA, encoded by the coding sequence ATGAACACCACCGAACGCGACCTCGTCTGGCTGCTGGAGAACCTGCTGCAGCGCACCCCCGGCGCGCGCCACGCGCTCGTGCTCTCCAAGGACGGGCTCAAGCTCTCCCGCTCCGCCCGGCTCACCGTCGACCAGGCCGACCAGCTCGCCGCCATCGCCTCCGGGATGCAGAGCCTGGCCTACGGCGCGTCGATCGAGTTCGGCGACGGGACGGGCGGCGTGCGCACGTCGATGACCGAGTTCCACGGCGGTCTGCTGTTCATCGTCGAGGCCGGTCAGGGCGCGCACCTGGCCGTCGTCGCCGGTGAGGACGCCGACGCAGGCCAGGTCGGCCACAACATGAGCGAGCTGGTCGAGCAGCTCGGCGAGCACATGAGCACACCGCCGCGCCAGGCCCCGCGCCCCGCCGGCCCGGCATGA
- a CDS encoding sensor histidine kinase, with amino-acid sequence MAPRTPAPPHGARRPSPSSALVVLAIALISGAAVVVLVVALTAPQSATLVAWFGGSAALLLACTLAAFSHQRSVSAANAAHADAVLAEATDLVDRLTPDVVRRLRGGASAESALAQVEQPGNADHRRMLRVLAEEVGRGERMRAATTAACANAAGRVQALTTSMLADLREMEERHGEDVLGDLLKLDHSTAQAGRLADSIAVLTGARSGRRWTKPIVMESVLRGAIGRVSAYQRVRTHSVSSVAVVGYAAEGVMHALAELIDNATSFSPPSEQVHVYVEEVHAGVVVTIEDGGLVMGDLALRRAEQAVSAQALDLTALSGTRLGLAVVGALARKHGLRVSFRPSSRGGTGVVVMIPRTLITEARKTPAASRRRVEREPATAAVPAVPAALPAVSERSSDGPPEPPAPRRRRPAPESADRFDPTAWESRGFETPQQFEASWRPAEPTGDERSDDDRYGSRSGDVRPAELTSLIGSGGQFEPAQLLDTGERSTPHAFDQRDPDLRGLDLRNPDLHDAAVPTWEDDADPVAEEDAVPEEPTAPPVLPRRKRGSTLATASDRPARPAVKPAKAARPDLGSRFGAFRDASRGKRPADDPLWPS; translated from the coding sequence ATGGCACCACGCACACCGGCCCCTCCGCACGGGGCGCGACGGCCCTCGCCGTCGTCCGCGCTCGTCGTGCTCGCGATCGCGTTGATCAGCGGCGCGGCCGTGGTCGTCCTGGTCGTCGCGCTCACCGCGCCGCAGAGCGCGACGCTCGTGGCCTGGTTCGGCGGGAGCGCGGCGCTGCTGCTCGCCTGCACGCTCGCCGCGTTCTCCCACCAGCGCTCGGTGTCCGCAGCCAACGCCGCCCACGCCGACGCCGTGCTGGCCGAGGCGACCGACCTCGTCGACCGGCTCACCCCCGACGTGGTGCGCAGGCTCCGGGGCGGCGCCTCGGCGGAGAGCGCGCTCGCCCAGGTCGAGCAGCCGGGCAACGCCGACCACCGGCGGATGCTGCGCGTCCTCGCCGAGGAGGTCGGCCGCGGCGAGCGGATGCGCGCGGCCACCACGGCCGCCTGCGCCAACGCGGCGGGCCGGGTGCAGGCGCTCACCACCTCCATGCTCGCCGACCTGCGCGAGATGGAGGAGCGGCACGGCGAGGACGTGCTCGGCGACCTGCTCAAGCTCGACCACAGCACCGCGCAGGCCGGGCGGCTCGCGGACAGCATCGCGGTCCTCACCGGCGCCCGCTCCGGCCGCCGCTGGACCAAGCCGATCGTCATGGAGAGCGTGCTGCGCGGCGCCATCGGCCGGGTCAGCGCCTACCAGCGGGTGCGCACCCACTCGGTCAGCTCCGTCGCCGTCGTCGGGTACGCCGCCGAGGGCGTCATGCACGCGCTCGCCGAGCTGATCGACAACGCCACCAGCTTCTCGCCGCCCTCCGAGCAGGTGCACGTGTACGTGGAGGAGGTGCACGCGGGCGTCGTCGTCACCATCGAGGACGGCGGTCTGGTCATGGGCGACCTGGCGCTGCGCCGCGCCGAGCAGGCGGTGTCCGCGCAGGCGCTCGACCTGACCGCGCTGTCCGGCACCCGGCTCGGGCTGGCCGTCGTCGGCGCGCTGGCCCGCAAGCACGGGCTGCGCGTGTCGTTCCGGCCGTCCTCGCGCGGCGGGACCGGCGTCGTGGTCATGATCCCCCGGACGCTGATCACCGAGGCCCGCAAGACCCCGGCCGCGTCCCGGCGGCGCGTGGAGCGCGAGCCCGCGACGGCCGCCGTGCCCGCCGTGCCCGCCGCCCTGCCCGCCGTGTCGGAGCGCTCGTCGGACGGGCCGCCGGAGCCGCCCGCCCCGCGCCGCCGCAGGCCCGCGCCCGAGTCGGCCGACCGGTTCGACCCGACCGCCTGGGAGTCCCGCGGGTTCGAGACGCCCCAGCAGTTCGAGGCGTCCTGGCGACCGGCGGAGCCGACCGGGGACGAGCGGTCCGACGACGACCGTTACGGCTCGCGCTCGGGCGACGTCCGCCCGGCCGAGCTGACCAGCCTGATCGGCTCCGGCGGGCAGTTCGAGCCGGCGCAGCTGCTCGACACCGGCGAGCGGTCCACCCCGCACGCGTTCGACCAGCGCGACCCGGATCTGCGCGGCCTCGACCTGCGCAACCCGGACCTGCACGACGCGGCCGTGCCCACCTGGGAGGACGACGCCGACCCGGTCGCCGAGGAGGACGCCGTGCCCGAGGAGCCGACCGCCCCGCCCGTCCTGCCCCGGCGCAAGCGCGGCAGCACGCTCGCCACCGCCTCCGACCGCCCGGCCCGCCCCGCCGTGAAGCCCGCCAAGGCCGCGAGGCCGGACCTCGGCTCCCGGTTCGGCGCCTTCCGGGACGCCAGCCGGGGCAAGCGCCCCGCCGACGACCCGCTCTGGCCGTCCTGA
- a CDS encoding Atu4866 domain-containing protein, with protein sequence MATLTPDLPVHARSGTPLLFTGATTHTLDPSLGSLTGGLLVEGGTITGVDVDAHPGAHVVDCSGLVIVPAAVDGIDLPGRHEHRLHPLTRGNPATFALVRGGAELESVIWWPRRAAAVVVEGEFAFLAGRRLLPPPAGATTPVHTESGPHLGTWTDKTQDVVQELTPDGRYTEARNGVRDAYQGAFWLAHDHIAYRDDLGFWAYGTFRDEVLHHAHFTFRR encoded by the coding sequence ATGGCCACCCTGACCCCGGACCTGCCGGTCCACGCCCGCTCCGGAACCCCGCTGCTGTTCACCGGCGCCACCACGCACACCCTCGACCCGTCGCTCGGCTCCCTCACCGGCGGCCTGCTCGTGGAGGGCGGAACGATCACCGGCGTCGACGTCGACGCGCACCCCGGCGCGCACGTGGTCGACTGCTCGGGGCTGGTGATCGTGCCCGCCGCGGTCGACGGCATCGACCTGCCCGGCCGCCACGAGCACCGCCTGCACCCCCTCACCAGGGGCAACCCCGCCACGTTCGCGCTGGTGCGGGGCGGAGCCGAGCTGGAGTCGGTGATCTGGTGGCCACGCCGCGCGGCGGCCGTGGTCGTGGAGGGCGAGTTCGCGTTCCTGGCAGGGCGCAGGCTGCTCCCACCACCCGCGGGCGCGACGACGCCGGTCCACACCGAGTCGGGCCCGCACCTGGGCACGTGGACCGACAAGACCCAGGACGTGGTGCAGGAGCTGACCCCGGACGGCCGCTACACCGAGGCCCGCAACGGCGTCCGGGACGCCTACCAGGGCGCGTTCTGGCTGGCGCACGACCACATCGCCTACCGCGACGACCTGGGCTTCTGGGCCTACGGCACGTTCCGGGACGAGGTCCTCCACCACGCCCACTTCACGTTCCGCCGCTGA